The segment AGGAATCCAAGGGCGTAGGACAGAAATGTTGGCCAATGATCTAAGAGCGCGGCGTTGAGGTTATCGCTATGGCTAACCTCTGAAACAACTCCAACCACGTCTAAACCTAGAAGTGTAAGAGCAATTGAAAAAACACCATCGCTAAGGGAATCAATTAATTTGTGGCTTATATGCTTAATTTGCGCGGCCATCCGAATCTCCATTCGCCTTTAAATTTGAGTTTAAGGTAATGGAAAGTCCAAAAGGAACCGGAAAACACGCCCAATGAACGAATGAACTTTCTTTAAACGCACATTACGAAGAGATTATCTTCCTAAATACGCGCTCTTCATGGCAGATAAATCAATCTTCTTCATCTCCAGCATCGCTTTAGTGGCGCGCTGAGAACCTTCAGCATCTGGCCCACCCAAGTAGTTCATCATCTCAGGTGAAGTTACCTGCCAAGAGATTCCAAATTTATCTTTAAGCCAACCACATTGGCTTTCTTGCCCGCCATCTGCCGTAAGTAGATCCCAGAACTTATCTATCTCTGCTTGATCGGCGCATGGAATCTGAAATGAAATTGCCTCTGAATGTGGGAACTGCGGACCGCCATTTAGTCCGATGAAGTTCTGCCCGAACATTTTGAAGTTAACAACAATCTCTTCACCCTGTTGGTTGCCAGGAGTATCAGTTGGAGCGATCCAGTTATCGGAAACTGAGCTATTTGGGAAAATTGATGAGTAAAAGTTTGCGGCTTCGCGCGCGCGGCCGTTAAACCAGAGGCAGGTAGTCATTTCCATTTGGAAAAGGTAAGGCAACTACTTGGCTTGAGTCAATTTCGCTTTGATTAACTTCTTCAATAGAGTTTTAGTAAGTGGCTTATCAACCGGAACATGAATTGCGCTAATTGTCTTTGAAAAGCCAGCTAATTCGACCGGGAACAACTTCAAAATTGAACCGCTAAAAGGGTAGTAACCAACATGCTTCTTATTGGCCAGCAATCCGGCAACAATCGTTTCATCCACTTTGAATGCCGGCATTCCATAGCTCACTACTTCTTGCGCATCTGGAACTATTTCCAAAATTCGCTTGCGCATCTCAAGCATTGTTTCTTTATGTGGCGACGGGGCCGATTGATAATGTGCGCGAACTGCGACAGGTAACTGTTTTTCCACGGAGAAATAGTACAACTGGCCCTAATCAAGTAAGGTTCTCCATAGAATTCAATATCCGGTGCGCGACGAAGAAGTGCAGTTATAAGGAGTGAGTTGTGAAGGCTAGCGTTAGCGATCAGCGCTCCATTCTCGACATTCAGAACTTCGATTTCACTACAACTTCCCTAAACGCCAAAGCCGCTGGCCTTCCAGAGATACCGGCGATTAATTCACTCACAATCAAGCAGAACAATGCTCGCGATCTACGTATCGCCGCTGAAACAGAGTTAAACGATGTAAAGCGCGAGTTAAATCGGGCCGAGACAGATGTTGAACAAGTTGTCTCACGAATCAATCGCGATGAAGCCCGCCTTGCTTCAGGCACAGGCACTGCTAAAGAGTTAGAACAACTGCAACACGAACTTGTTTCCCTTGCTGCACGCCGTACAGAACTCGAAGAAGTTGAGCTCGAGATCATGATGCGCGTTGATGGCATTAAGGAGCGCATCGCAGAACTTGGCGCCGAAGAAAGTGCTCATGCAGCAGAGATTGCCAACTTGGAAATTTCGAAAGAGAACGCTCTAACAGTTATCTTTGCAGATCTCAAAGCAGCGGCTGATGATCGCGTAAAGACAGCAGCAAGTGTTAACCCAGAGCTAATGGCGCTCTACGAGAAAATTCGCACCAGCAATAACGGAACAGGGGCAGCAGCCTTGGTTGGAAACCAATGCAAAGGTTGTCACTTAACTTTAAACACCATCGAACTACAGCGCATTGCCGGTTTGCCTGAAGACGAACTAGTGCGCTGTGAAGAATGTCGGTGCATTTTGGTGCGTGGTCTATAAATGGCGCGCAATTTTAAGTTAACTGCCGATGGTGGTTCTCGTGGAAATCCAGGCCCTGCTGGTTACGGCGCAGTGGTTACTGAAAACGGGAAGATTGTTGCTGAACTTTTCGATGTCATTGGAATTGCAACTAATAACGTTGCTGAATACAGCGGACTTCTCGCCGGGTTAAGCCATATAAATAAATTGGATTCCGCAGCAACCGTAGAAGTAGCAATGGATTCAAAGTTAGTTGTTGAGCAGATGTCGGGTCGTTGGCAGATCAAACATGCGGATATGCGCGATTTGGCAAAGCAGTGCCGTGCAGCCCATGATCCTTCGCTCGTTAAATACTCTTGGATTCCACGCGATGAAAATTCACATGCCGATCGCTTAGCTAATAAGGCTTTAGATGGTGGCTCTGCACACAAGCCTGAACCGCAAGTGCAACAGAACTATTTATCTGAGCGACTTCGCAGTAGCGAAGTTCCGACCATGCTCTACCTGGTCCGCCACGGCGAAACCGTTTTAACTCCAATGCGTAAATTCTCAGGCACAGGTGCACTTAATCCAGAGCTAACCGATAAAGGTTTATCTCAGGCTGCCGCTGTTGCCAAAGAGATAGCCAAGTTAAAGCCAGAAGTTTTAATAGCTTCTCCTCTAATGCGCACCACCCAAACAGCGCAAGCAATTGCAAATGCCACAGGACTTGAAATCAACTTTGATGAAATTTGGTTCGAACTTTCTTTCGGCGATTGGGATGGCCTCTCATTTGAGGAAGTAAAAGAGAAGTTCCCCGATGAATATCAAGCCTGGCTAAATTCATCTTCCTACGCACCTGCTGGTGGCGAGTCTTACGATCAGGCAGGGATTCGCGTTGAGGAAGCGTTAGAAAAAGTAGCTGCTGAATATCCTGGTCAGCGAGTCGTCGTAGTAACTCACAACGGAGTCATTAAATTAGCGGCACAGATCGCAACCGGGGCACCCACCGAAGCGGTCTTTCATATAGATGCAGCACCATGTTCAATAACATCAATATCAATTTGGCCATCAGATGGACTGCGCGCCCTGCGTAGCCTTAACGAGACAGGACACTTTCGCCCATGATTAGCTCAACTGAATGGCTTTTAACCGTTGGAGTTCTTGCAGCAGTTATTGTCTTTGATCTAGCGCTAGCAATCATCCGCCGCAACAAAGAGACCACTACAAAAGAAGCGCTCTCTTGGACCCTCTTTTACATCGCTGCAGCGATCGCCTTTGGTTTGCTCTTGCCACGCTGGGGATCAGATCAACTCCGGACTGAATTCTTTGCAGGCTGGCTAACGGAGTACGCCCTATCAGTAGATAACATCTTCGTCTTTATTATTTTGATTTCAACGCTCAAGGTTAAGAAAGAATCACAACAGTTAGTTCTTCTCTTTGGAATTTTGGTCGCGATTGTTCTACGAGTAATCCTTATCTTTGCCGGCGTCGCGCTGGTTTCACGATTCACATCAGCCTTCTACGTCTTTGGCGCCTTCCTAATCTTCACAGCATGGAAGCTGATCAACGAAAAAGAAGAAGTAGAAGAAGATGAAGGAAAGCTCATCACCTTCTTGCGCAACCGCGGTCTTAGCACTTTCGCAATTGCGCTAATCGCTTTGGGCGTTACCGACTTGGTCTTCGCACTCGATTCGATTCCGGCAATCCTTGGCTTAACAACAAGCAGTTACGTTGTTATCACCGCAAATATCTTCGCTCTAATGGGTCTTCGTCAGCTCTATTTCTTACTTCAAGGTGCAATGGATCGACTAGTTCACCTTGGACGCGGGCTCTCATTTATCTTGGCATTTATCGGTGTGAAGATGATCTTGCATGCGTTACACGAAAATGGCGTTCACGTTGTTGATATTTCACTTGAGGTTAGCTTGACCGTAATCGTCTCCACCTTGGCGATTACAGCCCTTACAAGTCTCTACGCAACTCGTAACAAAGCAATCTCAAAGGAGTAGTTCGCCCCCCAAAGCGATATCTTCATTTTCTGCAATCTTCTTGGCGATATTCTGCGCCAAAGCTAAATCTTCGAGACCATCAGCAATTGGATCTGCGTCCTGCTTGCCAGTCTTAACTAGTTGATAGAACGCCTCTAATTCAACTTCAAAGGCTGGCTTATAAGATTCAAATTTATTTGATTGGTGGTCAATACCTTTGCGATAAGTTGAAATAAGCTGCGTTGGCACGCGCAAGATATATGGGCTCGGGAAGATAATGTGATGGCCTTCTTCATCGCTTACCCAGCGAATTTCCTCTTGATACATTGGGTATTGATCGAGATAGAACCAACGCACCGTTACGCGAACTCCATCTGCAGTGCGACCAAAGATGATGATCGAATCACTCGCTGAACCTGCTGGCCAGCGGTCTACGTGATCGACTTCAGTTATATGGATATCAAGTGCGCGAAGCACTGAGAATTCATGGATAACGCTTCCGAGAACCATTTCCGAATACAGATTTCCAAATGAAGCTGCACCCGCTTTACCGAGAGCTTCCTCCTGAACTGCTGTGCGAGATTTTGTAAACAATTCAATTAACTCAGCAGATGGTTTAGGCATATTCAGCGATTCATCTGATGTGACCAACTGGCTATCTCCACTTGGGTGTAAAACCAAGACATCGACCGTCCGCGGACGTGTCTTAATAGCTTTCTGCGCTTCAACAACTGCTGGATCAAAGGTCTTCATATAACCGATCATTAAAGCCGAACCTGATTCCGATTTGGCTTTTTCAATTACCTTTAACTCGGCACGTGAGTATGCAAGTGGCTTTTCGCAAAATACCGTCTTGCCGGCTCGAAGTGCCATCTCCACGATGTCAGCATGTGATCCTGAATTCAAGATTAGAACCGCATCAACTTCTTTTGACTCGATCATTTTCCTTGGATCGGCAAAACAAACATCTCTTGAAATACCAAAGCGATCAGCTAAGGCATGTGCAGCATTAACATTGATGTCAGTCAAAGCCACGATCTCGAATAGATCAGTGCGGCGAGTTAGTATCGGTAGATGAACTGAAGATGCAACTGATCCAGTTCCAACAATTCCAACCTTGATCGCGCTCATTGCATTCCTATTCTTAGACGTGGCTGATATCGTAGCGAAATAATGCAGATTAACGACTACACCCCAACTCCGGATGATATTTCTTGGGTGAGCGATGAAGTCGCAGCGATACATGAACGCAATCGCCAACGCGGCCGCGCCGAATGGTGCGAACATGACTTCGATTTCACTTGTCCTTCTTCCGTTACCTATCCATTTCAGTGGTTCTGGGATTCTTGCTTCCACGCAATTGCGCTGAGCCACGTAGACCTTCAAAAAGCTGAAGCCGAACTAAAGAGTCTGCTTAAGAATCAGCACTCGGATGGCTTTGTCTCGCACGTAACTTTTTGGCAGCGCGATGCCTACGAAGAGATGGTTTCGACTTATGCGATTGCATTCCGCAGTCGATACCTATCAGATGAGATGCAACCACCTCTTTTGGCTGAAGCGGTAAGCGCAGTTGCAAAGCGTGGTCGCGGGGTTGAATTCATCAACGAAGTGTTGCCAGCTGTAAAGCGGTTCTACGAATGGCTTCACACTGTGCGCAATCCATATGGTGATGGCTTGGTTCGTGTAGTTCAACCAGATGAGACCGGTATTGATCACTCTCCAGTCTGGGATGAAATCATGAATATCCAGGATGAAGAACACGAATCTTGGGATCGCGGCTGGCATTCAATCTGCGATCCTTACGACAAGTTTGATCGCGATCCAAAGAAGATGATCGAGCTAAACCACTTTGTTGTAGCCGATGTAATGACAAATACGATCTACATCGAAAATCTCTGCGTCCTTGCCGATCTCTGCCAGCAAGTTGGAGATCAAGCCGGTCACGACGAATACCAGGCCAGAGCAGTGAAAGCTCGCAAATCACTTGATGAACTCTGCTGGAACGAAGAAGACGGTCTTTATTACGGTGTGAACGGTAAAGAGAATAAGCAACTGCGTATAAACACCTTTATGAGTTTGATGCCACTGCTTTTGCCTGATCTAGATAAGCGCAAAGCAGATTCATTGATCGCACGAATCTTGAATCCTGAAGAGTATTGGGCCGAATATCCAATACCGAGCACGGCTATGAACCATCCGACTTATCGCCCAGATACGGTGGGTGGGAATTTAGTATGGCGCGGTCCTTCGTGGATCAATAGCAATTGGTATATCGCTCGTGGATTAAAGCGCCACGGTCGCAATGATTTAGCGCGCCACATAACCAACCAGAGCATCGCAATGGTACGTAAGAGTGGATTCCGCGAGTACTACAACCCGCAAACTGCACATGGTCGCGGGGCGCCTGACTTTAGCTGGTCAACTATTCTTTTAGATCTAATCCACGAGGTGAAATAAAAAATGAGCAAACTCTTAAAAAGTGCCAAAGTTGGAATCGTTGCTCTTAACTGGAAATTTGAGATGGCAAAGTCCGAAGATTTTCTAAAGCGCATTGCGGCCTACGGTTTCAAAGGAATCCAGATCTCAGTTGAGCAAGCCAATTCCGACAACTTCTTATCTCAAATGAAGCAGAATGGTTTGGCGACTGCCGAACAGTATCTAGATATTGCCTGCGATGAGAACGGCCCACTTGCAACCGCAGATGCGCACTCGCAAGAGATTGTTGATGCCGCTATTCGTGCCAAAGTTGAAATGTTGGTTTTTGCAGTAGATGGAACGCTAGAGCGAGATATCTACGCAGGTCGCACACATCTTGGACCACGCTTAAATGAAAATGGCTATCAGCGTCTTGCTGAGCACATTACTAAGTACGCACTTCTCGCCAAGGCCGCTGGCGTTCGTTCTTCATTCCATCCACATGCAGCCACATATATTGAAACGCCTGAAGAGACTAGAAAGCTAATGGCGCTTCTTGATTATGACTTGGTCGGCATGTGTCTTGATGTTGGACATTGGTTGGTTGGTGGGGGAGATCCCGTTGCTGGTGTAGTCGAATACGGAAAACGTGTTACACATGTTCACATTAAAGATGTTGATCCAGCAATTCTTAAAAAGTTAGTTGCTGGTGAATATGAAGGTATGAACGTTGCAGTTGAAGATCACTATCTCTTTGTACCAGCCGGTGAAGGCGCACTTGATCTAGTTGGGCTATTTGCAGAACTTGAAAAGTTTGGCTTCTCGGATTGGATGATGAGCGAACAAGATAAAGCGCGCGAGCCGGCTGAAGAAAAATCAGGGGTTTCTATGCGCAATATCGAGGTGGCCCTTAAGGGTTAGCAGCCCCTGTCCATTTCCCGTACGCCCGATATTGTTCACCCCATGACTAGCACTCCGCGTATTTTGCATGCCGCAACCGGTTCAACTCTGACCGCTAAAGGCTGGGGACAAGAGGCCGCCCTGCGCATGCTTCATAACAACTTAGATCCAGCTGTTGCAGAACATCCCGAGAACTTAGTTGTATATGGCGGAACCGGAAAAGCTGCACGTAACTGGCCATCTTTTGATGCAATAGTAAAAAGTCTTACCAATTTAAAAGATGATGAAACGCTTCTAGTTCAATCAGGTAAACCAGTTGGAGTCTTTGCAACTCACGAATGGGCGCCACGCGTTCTTATCGCAAACTCAAATTTGGTTGGCGATTGGGCGAATTGGCCAGAGTTTCGTCGCCTTGAACAACTTGGCTTGACTATGTACGGGCAGATGACTGCCGGTTCTTGGATTTACATTGGAACGCAAGGAATCTTGCAAGGAACTTACGAAACCTTTGCTGCAGTTGCACAGAAAAGATTTAACGGAACGCTGCAAGGAACTCTAACTCTGACCGGCGGTTGCGGCGGCATGGGTGGCGCACAACCACTTGCTGTGACCATGAACGGTGGCGTCTGCCTAATTATCGATATCGATAAGACTCGTTTGGAAAAACGTATTCAGACTCGCTACCTAGATGAAATTGCCGACAACATCGACGATGCGATCGAGCGAGTTCTCAAAGCGAAGAATGCGCGAGTTCCGCTATCTGTTGGGCTTGAAGGTAACGCTGCCGAGTTATTCCCGCTCTTGCTCAGCATGGATGTACCAATTGATATCGTCACAGATCAAACTTCTGCACACGATCCTTTCTCATATATACCTGCTGGCATTGATGTTCACGCCGCAGCACAGATGGCGAAAGATAACCCAGAAGATTTCACTAAACGCTCACAAGCATCCATGGCAAAACACGTTGAAGCGATGGTTGGCTTTATGGATAAAGGCGCAGAGGTTTTTGATTACGGTAACTCGATCCGCGATGAAGCCCGCCAAGGTGGCTATTCACGGGCTTTTGCCTTTCCGGGCTTTGTTCCTGCCTATATCCGTCCACTTTTCTGCGAAGGAAAAGGTCCATTTCGTTGGGTAGCGCTGTCAGGAGATCCAAAAGATATATATCGCACAGATAAGGCTGTACTGGATTTGTTTCCAGAAAATGAAGGGCTGCATCGCTGGATCACAATGGCGCAAGAGAAAGTCGCCTTCCAAGGTTTGCCTGCACGTATCTGCTGGTTGGGTTATGGCGAAAGAGATAAAGCCGGCCTTGCCTTCAATGATTTAGTTGCACGTGGTGAAGTCTCTGCACCGATTGTTATTGGTCGCGACCATTTAGATTGCGGTTCGGTTGCATCGCCATATCGCGAAACCGAAGCGATGTTAGATGGTTCAGATGCAATCGCAGATTGGCCGCTGCTAAATGCGATGGTCAACATTTCATCTGGCGCTTCATGGGTTTCACTTCACCATGGTGGTGGCGTTGGCATGGGACGTTCAATACATTCCGGACAAGTCTCTGTTGCAGATGGTACAAAACTTGCAGCTCAGAAGTTAGAGCGCGTATTAACAAATGATCCAGGTATGGGAGTCATTCGCCATGCAGATGCTGGTTATGACATCGCCATTGATACTGCCAAGGAACGCCATGTTCATGTACCGATGCTGGATATTGAATGACCAGCACGCTCCTTTTCAATATCGGGCAACTAGTTACAAATGATCCGCAGCACGATGGCACCAAGCTCGGAGTAATTAACGATGCCGCGCTATTGATTGAAGATGGCGTTGTTGCTTGGGCCGGGCCCAACGCCGATGCACCAACGCATCACATCAAACGTAAGATGGATGCTCACGGCAAGGCGGTTATCCCTGGTTTTGTAGATAGCCACACACATATGATCTTTGCGGGAGATCGCAGTAAAGAATTTCGCGCACGGATGCTGGGGGAGAGCTACACAGCAGGCGGCATCGCCCACACCGTTGAACAAACTCGCGGCGCTAGTGATGAGGCGCTCACAAACAATGCGAAATCACTATTACATGAGGCTTATTCATCAGGCACCACAACTATCGAATGTAAATCAGGCTACGGATTAACTGTTGAAGATGAGCGGCGCTCTCTTGAAATTGCCCAGAGTTTTACCGAAGAGACAACTTTCCTGGGCGCACATGTTGTGCCAGTCGAATATAAGAAGAACCCAAAAGATTATGTGGATCTAGTAACCGGTCCGATGTTGGATGCAGTGCATCCATACTCAAAGTGGATCGATGTATTTTGCGACAAAGGCGCATTTTCAGTAGATGATGCCCGCACGATTCTTAAGGCAGGAATGGCGAAAGGTTTGCAACCTCGGCTACATGCCAACCAACTTCAAGAAGGTCAGGGCGTCCGCCTCGGCGTCGAACTAGATGTTGCATCCGTTGATCATGTCTCGCACCTAAGCGAGAAAGATATCGAAGCGCTCTCAACTTCTAATACTGTGGCAACGCTCTTGCCTGGCGCAGAATTTTCAACTCGTTCGGCTTATCCAGATGTTCGCCCACTGTTAGAAGCAAGCATCACCGTGGCACTTGCCTCTGATTGCAATCCCGGAAGTTCTTACACAACCAACATTCCGTTCATTATCGCGATCGCAGTTCGCGAGATGCATTTCTCACCAGAACAAGCTTTATGGTCGGCAACTATGGGAGGCGCAAAAGCGCTTCGCCGCGACGATATCGGACATCTCTTTGAAGGTGCACGCGCTAATTTTTCAATTCTTTCTGCAGATTCGTACATTCACTTGGCATATCGCCCAGGTGCTAACTTAATAGAACAGGTGTGGCGCGATGGCCTCCAAATCAAATAGAACTGTAACTCTTTCAACCTCAGGCGTAACTTTCGCTGATGTAATTGATGTTGCCA is part of the Candidatus Planktophila lacus genome and harbors:
- a CDS encoding VOC family protein; amino-acid sequence: MEMTTCLWFNGRAREAANFYSSIFPNSSVSDNWIAPTDTPGNQQGEEIVVNFKMFGQNFIGLNGGPQFPHSEAISFQIPCADQAEIDKFWDLLTADGGQESQCGWLKDKFGISWQVTSPEMMNYLGGPDAEGSQRATKAMLEMKKIDLSAMKSAYLGR
- a CDS encoding iron chaperone, with amino-acid sequence MEKQLPVAVRAHYQSAPSPHKETMLEMRKRILEIVPDAQEVVSYGMPAFKVDETIVAGLLANKKHVGYYPFSGSILKLFPVELAGFSKTISAIHVPVDKPLTKTLLKKLIKAKLTQAK
- a CDS encoding zinc ribbon domain-containing protein, which encodes MKASVSDQRSILDIQNFDFTTTSLNAKAAGLPEIPAINSLTIKQNNARDLRIAAETELNDVKRELNRAETDVEQVVSRINRDEARLASGTGTAKELEQLQHELVSLAARRTELEEVELEIMMRVDGIKERIAELGAEESAHAAEIANLEISKENALTVIFADLKAAADDRVKTAASVNPELMALYEKIRTSNNGTGAAALVGNQCKGCHLTLNTIELQRIAGLPEDELVRCEECRCILVRGL
- a CDS encoding bifunctional RNase H/acid phosphatase, with the protein product MARNFKLTADGGSRGNPGPAGYGAVVTENGKIVAELFDVIGIATNNVAEYSGLLAGLSHINKLDSAATVEVAMDSKLVVEQMSGRWQIKHADMRDLAKQCRAAHDPSLVKYSWIPRDENSHADRLANKALDGGSAHKPEPQVQQNYLSERLRSSEVPTMLYLVRHGETVLTPMRKFSGTGALNPELTDKGLSQAAAVAKEIAKLKPEVLIASPLMRTTQTAQAIANATGLEINFDEIWFELSFGDWDGLSFEEVKEKFPDEYQAWLNSSSYAPAGGESYDQAGIRVEEALEKVAAEYPGQRVVVVTHNGVIKLAAQIATGAPTEAVFHIDAAPCSITSISIWPSDGLRALRSLNETGHFRP
- a CDS encoding TerC family protein, which encodes MISSTEWLLTVGVLAAVIVFDLALAIIRRNKETTTKEALSWTLFYIAAAIAFGLLLPRWGSDQLRTEFFAGWLTEYALSVDNIFVFIILISTLKVKKESQQLVLLFGILVAIVLRVILIFAGVALVSRFTSAFYVFGAFLIFTAWKLINEKEEVEEDEGKLITFLRNRGLSTFAIALIALGVTDLVFALDSIPAILGLTTSSYVVITANIFALMGLRQLYFLLQGAMDRLVHLGRGLSFILAFIGVKMILHALHENGVHVVDISLEVSLTVIVSTLAITALTSLYATRNKAISKE
- a CDS encoding Gfo/Idh/MocA family protein, whose protein sequence is MSAIKVGIVGTGSVASSVHLPILTRRTDLFEIVALTDINVNAAHALADRFGISRDVCFADPRKMIESKEVDAVLILNSGSHADIVEMALRAGKTVFCEKPLAYSRAELKVIEKAKSESGSALMIGYMKTFDPAVVEAQKAIKTRPRTVDVLVLHPSGDSQLVTSDESLNMPKPSAELIELFTKSRTAVQEEALGKAGAASFGNLYSEMVLGSVIHEFSVLRALDIHITEVDHVDRWPAGSASDSIIIFGRTADGVRVTVRWFYLDQYPMYQEEIRWVSDEEGHHIIFPSPYILRVPTQLISTYRKGIDHQSNKFESYKPAFEVELEAFYQLVKTGKQDADPIADGLEDLALAQNIAKKIAENEDIALGGELLL
- a CDS encoding amylo-alpha-1,6-glucosidase is translated as MQINDYTPTPDDISWVSDEVAAIHERNRQRGRAEWCEHDFDFTCPSSVTYPFQWFWDSCFHAIALSHVDLQKAEAELKSLLKNQHSDGFVSHVTFWQRDAYEEMVSTYAIAFRSRYLSDEMQPPLLAEAVSAVAKRGRGVEFINEVLPAVKRFYEWLHTVRNPYGDGLVRVVQPDETGIDHSPVWDEIMNIQDEEHESWDRGWHSICDPYDKFDRDPKKMIELNHFVVADVMTNTIYIENLCVLADLCQQVGDQAGHDEYQARAVKARKSLDELCWNEEDGLYYGVNGKENKQLRINTFMSLMPLLLPDLDKRKADSLIARILNPEEYWAEYPIPSTAMNHPTYRPDTVGGNLVWRGPSWINSNWYIARGLKRHGRNDLARHITNQSIAMVRKSGFREYYNPQTAHGRGAPDFSWSTILLDLIHEVK
- a CDS encoding sugar phosphate isomerase/epimerase family protein; protein product: MSKLLKSAKVGIVALNWKFEMAKSEDFLKRIAAYGFKGIQISVEQANSDNFLSQMKQNGLATAEQYLDIACDENGPLATADAHSQEIVDAAIRAKVEMLVFAVDGTLERDIYAGRTHLGPRLNENGYQRLAEHITKYALLAKAAGVRSSFHPHAATYIETPEETRKLMALLDYDLVGMCLDVGHWLVGGGDPVAGVVEYGKRVTHVHIKDVDPAILKKLVAGEYEGMNVAVEDHYLFVPAGEGALDLVGLFAELEKFGFSDWMMSEQDKAREPAEEKSGVSMRNIEVALKG
- the hutU gene encoding urocanate hydratase, which translates into the protein MTSTPRILHAATGSTLTAKGWGQEAALRMLHNNLDPAVAEHPENLVVYGGTGKAARNWPSFDAIVKSLTNLKDDETLLVQSGKPVGVFATHEWAPRVLIANSNLVGDWANWPEFRRLEQLGLTMYGQMTAGSWIYIGTQGILQGTYETFAAVAQKRFNGTLQGTLTLTGGCGGMGGAQPLAVTMNGGVCLIIDIDKTRLEKRIQTRYLDEIADNIDDAIERVLKAKNARVPLSVGLEGNAAELFPLLLSMDVPIDIVTDQTSAHDPFSYIPAGIDVHAAAQMAKDNPEDFTKRSQASMAKHVEAMVGFMDKGAEVFDYGNSIRDEARQGGYSRAFAFPGFVPAYIRPLFCEGKGPFRWVALSGDPKDIYRTDKAVLDLFPENEGLHRWITMAQEKVAFQGLPARICWLGYGERDKAGLAFNDLVARGEVSAPIVIGRDHLDCGSVASPYRETEAMLDGSDAIADWPLLNAMVNISSGASWVSLHHGGGVGMGRSIHSGQVSVADGTKLAAQKLERVLTNDPGMGVIRHADAGYDIAIDTAKERHVHVPMLDIE
- the hutI gene encoding imidazolonepropionase, producing the protein MTSTLLFNIGQLVTNDPQHDGTKLGVINDAALLIEDGVVAWAGPNADAPTHHIKRKMDAHGKAVIPGFVDSHTHMIFAGDRSKEFRARMLGESYTAGGIAHTVEQTRGASDEALTNNAKSLLHEAYSSGTTTIECKSGYGLTVEDERRSLEIAQSFTEETTFLGAHVVPVEYKKNPKDYVDLVTGPMLDAVHPYSKWIDVFCDKGAFSVDDARTILKAGMAKGLQPRLHANQLQEGQGVRLGVELDVASVDHVSHLSEKDIEALSTSNTVATLLPGAEFSTRSAYPDVRPLLEASITVALASDCNPGSSYTTNIPFIIAIAVREMHFSPEQALWSATMGGAKALRRDDIGHLFEGARANFSILSADSYIHLAYRPGANLIEQVWRDGLQIK